The Rosa chinensis cultivar Old Blush chromosome 7, RchiOBHm-V2, whole genome shotgun sequence DNA segment ATTCAGGCGAGTAAGATCGGCAATGGAGGTTCCAAACAGTAAAGGCAGTATCACAAGTGGAAGAATTGGGAGGAAGGAAGTTGATGACATCCAGTCAACTGGTGCTGGTATCATCAAAAAGGGAAGCAATGTGAGGAAGGAAGTTGGTAACAGACAGTCAAGTGGTGCTGGTATCAAAACGGTAAGCATTGTGAGGAAGGAAGTTGGTGATACCCAGTCAAGTGGTGTTGCTATCAAAAGGGGAATCATTGGGAGGAAGGAAGTTTATGACAATCAGACAAATGGTGCTAAACTCAAATCCGAGAAAGTTGTTCTGAGAAACCAAGAACAAGTTGAAGTTTCCTCAAGGAAGAGCTTAACGAGGAAGGGGGTTGCTGTTGGTCTTTTGAATGGCATCAGAAGCAATCCTGAGAAAGTGGTTTTGAGACACCAAGATGTAAAAGGAAAGAAAGGTGATCAGAAATTGTTCAACAATGTGATTGAAGAGACGGCCAGCAAGCTTGTCGAAACTAGGAAGAGTAAAGTCAAGGCCTTGGTTGGTGCTTTTGAGACTGTGATCTCTCTTCAGGACACCAGACCAGCGGCAGCGGCAGATGCATGTTGATTTTATCAAATACATATAGCTTTTCTGTACatgtttgaaaagaaaaagaaaaaagaaaaataaaagaaagtgaTGAACATAGTAGTTTTGGAGGTGACATGGGATAGGAGTCACAAGAATCTGTGGAGGTGTAGAGGCATAGATGGATGGAAACAGTCAAGGTGAGAAAGTTGTCTGAGTTGGGATGTTATCTATTGGTTTGCCTAAAGGGTGGAGTGTATTGTTATATTCTATATgtattttctaattttgttgGTGTAGTTTTTGCTTACGGAAGGCCGGATCTGTGCTTGTGAAAGAAGAGTTACAAAGCTTGATTCTTGAAAAGTATTCTTTCCCTTCTTAAAATATGATTAGTTTTATTGCTATTGTCATTTCTACATGAAGATTGTATTTGGCTGTGGTTGCTTATTAGCCTTATTTGCTTGATTGAAAGAGACAGTGCAATGGCTGGGATTGTTCTTTTCATTTCGATAAGCTATGAAAAGATAATCTTCATTTTACTCTTTGATTCAGTTTTGGCAGTCTAAACTTATCATCGTTGTTAATATTGTTGGAGATTAGGAGTTAAGTCATGAATGACAGTGTCACAACTCATCGGAGATTTTTGGAAAATCGTATGACTCATGCGACATGTTGAGAATGTCGGCGACAGAAATGTAGTTATGGTTAGACTCTTTGATGATCCGTTCAGCAAGAGTAAACTAATCCACATTTTGTGAAACATATGCAGAGGAAAGAAAATACAATATGGAACACTTATTAGTAATGCCAAcagagatatttttcaaagtcaCAGCTTACACCAACTAGGCCAAGGCAATCactcgttcttcttcttcttaattgtTTGACTGTGATGGGCTGCTTGCTGCCGTCTGATGATTGACTTGTTGACCGTACAGTGCTGCCATCCTGTTGAACAGGTCCATATTCATTGATTGCTGCTGCAAAATCAACCAAGgttcaagtaaaaaaaaaaaaaaaaaaatcctgaaTGCTTAGCACTCATTGGTTTTTGTCATCATCCCCAAGTTTATCAAATTTTGTTTCACTTTAGAACTAGAATTAGAATGTATGAGATAACAATCGGAGCCTTTTATTGTATAATCATCTTTGAAAATTGATCTTGGTAGCACTTTTTAGGCTATTTTGGCAGTCATTCTTTATTTTAGTTGTTCAAAACCATGTTTGATTATTAAACATACTTGTGCTAGGAGGGCATGATATGGATCAGCAAAATTAGCACTAGTGGCAGGGTCAGGCTTTGGCGGCATCAGTTGGGGCACCATAAAGGGTGGAAGAAATGATGCAGGAGTAGGATGAATGAGCGGCTGCTGTAGAGATTgatgaggagcaattcttgccaTGTTGCTTACGTCGAGCATTCCCATTCCTAGCGAGCCAGGTACAACAGGAGTCATTCCCATGCGCGCTAGGACTGACATTTGATGAagatgttgctgctgctgcattCCTAAAGGCATCATCATATTCATATGGGGATGCATATTATTCCTCATGCTATTCATCATTTGAACTTGTGCTTGAAGCTGTTCCAAGTATTTTATCACCTCGTCGAGCATTGAAGCTTTGTCAGTCTGTAATATTATAGCAAGTAGCTAGAATTAAAAGCCACACAAATCAAGTCTAAATGGACTTGTTACTAATTCTCAAAATGCATCTCTCACCTTATCGGCATTTGGCACCAACCTCTGTAGAGCTTTCATTTTCTGATTGATCCGATCTCTTCGTTTCTACAACAGAAAGTACCATTTTGATTTGCATCAGTAGGTTAAGCATATATACTTTTTCTTTGAGCAATATAGATATACTTTTTTGTTGGATGCCTAGTTATGCTTACATATAGCAGTTGGTATATAAAGTAATTAAGATCCATACCCTCTCTGACTGATTATGGATGGCAGCAACTCGCCGTGATCGTGATCGTGAACGGCTTGATTCATTGCCCTTTGCGGTCTTTCGTCCTTTGTCTTGGTTTTCCTATTAAGTGTGATATTTCGGTGATCAATAAATATGATACACACTACCACTATTCAAAGTAACACCTAATAAATATGTAGTTACCAATCCCTCGTGACAAGTGGAATCGTCGTCATTGCTTTTGCTCCTAGCCGATTCAAAAGAAACCCATGTGTTTAGAGTTGTATCATTGTCCCTCTGGTACTCGGTCTGTTCTTCATGAACATTGCTAGTAGTACTAGTACTACTAACATTCTTTCCATGATAGTCGGAATCCGATCGGGTACAGTTCCTGATCCAACTGTTTTCCAAAGGCTGCTGGCCGGAATCTTCAGTCCATGTTCCACCAGAGGATGCAACCATTGAGCTTAAATTTGTTTTAGGTACTTTGTGGCATGTAGCTTGATGGACTATTGATTCCAGTGTGTCACATGCCTTATTGCTCCAGGTGGCCTTTTCCAGAGCAGTGGGAACAATCCCACCAAGCCCATGAATTGCCAAATGACCATTTTCCAACTTTAGCTCAGCAACGTCATAGTTAGACCTGTACTTCCAAATGTTTGTCTGAATTATTTCAGatagccaaagaaaaaaggtctaaaaatggaaatttttaaattttgttgCAGAGGAGAATGTAACATAGAAATATTAAATGTCAAATCAATGCAATCTTTGTTGGTAATACAGGTATAAAAACAGAATGAATGGAAGGAGGAAAACCAAACTTTTATGCTCTTGCATTTTAATTAGAACAATAAAATATGTATAGATGCATGGTATAATGAAAAAGGAAACTGTTTGAATAACCATGTTGAATTACATAAACGAAGTGACGAAAATCGCTATGATCAAGGAAAACTAGCTAGGAGAACTAGTGATTCTTCTggtattcatttttttttccagaagaaTACATATATGTAGTTTCttgaagaacaagaacaagaaacagaaaagaaatagCTGAATTAGAAGTGATGAAAACAAAAAGCTGGGTCTCTCTCAGATCGATGATCCAAACTCAATATAGTAAATCGAAACTAAGCTGAGAACTCAAGCTGATGATGAAAGGTATACATACATTATATGATGAGTAAATATTGTGCTTACATGGGGACTAGATGAGTgatgttggggttgttctgatgctGCTGCTGCATATTAAATAGCTGACAGGATCAATAGGATCTATTTCTCTTTTCGACTTCTTGGACTTGTTCTTGTCTCGCTTAGATTATTTCATCACTTGACTATATTTTCAGTATATATACAGTACTCACTCATTGACATATAAATTTTCTTGACTCTGAATGAGAGTTTGGGATTGAATTTGGGCTCTCTTATAATTAAGTTCTTTGTCTTATGGTCCCTTTTCATTAATTGTTTTGTGTAGTCAGTGTCACAATATATTGCTGTGATGGAGATTTTA contains these protein-coding regions:
- the LOC112176365 gene encoding transcription factor PIF7 isoform X2, translated to MQQQHQNNPNITHLVPMSNYDVAELKLENGHLAIHGLGGIVPTALEKATWSNKACDTLESIVHQATCHKVPKTNLSSMVASSGGTWTEDSGQQPLENSWIRNCTRSDSDYHGKNVSSTSTTSNVHEEQTEYQRDNDTTLNTWVSFESARSKSNDDDSTCHEGLENQDKGRKTAKGNESSRSRSRSRRVAAIHNQSERKRRDRINQKMKALQRLVPNADKTDKASMLDEVIKYLEQLQAQVQMMNSMRNNMHPHMNMMMPLGMQQQQHLHQMSVLARMGMTPVVPGSLGMGMLDVSNMARIAPHQSLQQPLIHPTPASFLPPFMVPQLMPPKPDPATSANFADPYHALLAQQSMNMDLFNRMAALYGQQVNHQTAASSPSQSNN
- the LOC112176365 gene encoding transcription factor PIF7 isoform X1; its protein translation is MQQQHQNNPNITHLVPMSNYDVAELKLENGHLAIHGLGGIVPTALEKATWSNKACDTLESIVHQATCHKVPKTNLSSMVASSGGTWTEDSGQQPLENSWIRNCTRSDSDYHGKNVSSTSTTSNVHEEQTEYQRDNDTTLNTWVSFESARSKSNDDDSTCHEGLENQDKGRKTAKGNESSRSRSRSRRVAAIHNQSERKRRDRINQKMKALQRLVPNADKTDKASMLDEVIKYLEQLQAQVQMMNSMRNNMHPHMNMMMPLGMQQQQHLHQMSVLARMGMTPVVPGSLGMGMLDVSNMARIAPHQSLQQPLIHPTPASFLPPFMVPQLMPPKPDPATSANFADPYHALLAQQQSMNMDLFNRMAALYGQQVNHQTAASSPSQSNN